The following are encoded together in the Nodosilinea sp. PGN35 genome:
- a CDS encoding PAS domain-containing sensor histidine kinase, with protein MTQTYWLPPREASVAAPPGQELEHLRRQHQLILNAVGEGIYGLDMAGHVTFVNPAAAAMIGWSPEELIGRSMHAVMHHSLADGRPYQREACPIYAAFQDGSVRHVTNEVFWRKDGTSFPVEYISTPMRDEEGQLIGTVVTFRDITQRRWAEEILQRANEELEQKVQERTAELQTANQQLRQLSDMRSRFVSMVCHEFRNPLNNIALTVSSLNRYDTQLRPDEKTDYLLTINANVERMTQMIDDILVIGKIEAKVLEVNPKPLDLVVFCQQILTEGDYRRPQAPIQFGCRSRQVLACLDERLLRSILSNLLSNAIRYTPADRPIWLKLAKQRGQAILKVQDEGIGIPPGDRRQLFEPFHRGQNVSNIPGTGLGLSIVKQFVQLQQGTIKVTSRVGAGTTFTVSLPA; from the coding sequence ATGACTCAAACCTACTGGCTGCCCCCGAGAGAGGCTTCTGTCGCCGCCCCCCCGGGGCAAGAGCTAGAGCACCTGCGCCGTCAGCACCAGCTCATTCTCAACGCCGTGGGCGAGGGCATCTACGGGCTGGATATGGCGGGCCATGTCACCTTTGTCAACCCCGCCGCCGCCGCCATGATCGGCTGGTCACCGGAGGAGCTGATTGGCCGGTCGATGCATGCGGTTATGCACCACTCCCTGGCGGACGGCAGGCCCTACCAGCGAGAAGCCTGCCCGATCTATGCCGCCTTTCAAGACGGCAGCGTGCGGCACGTCACCAACGAGGTGTTTTGGCGCAAGGACGGCACCAGCTTTCCGGTGGAGTACATCAGCACGCCGATGCGCGATGAGGAGGGGCAGCTGATTGGTACGGTGGTGACCTTTCGCGACATCACCCAGCGGCGCTGGGCCGAAGAGATTTTGCAGCGGGCCAACGAAGAGCTAGAGCAAAAGGTGCAGGAGCGCACCGCCGAGCTGCAAACCGCCAACCAGCAGCTGCGCCAGCTCAGCGACATGCGATCGCGCTTTGTCTCCATGGTCTGCCACGAGTTTCGCAACCCGCTCAACAACATTGCCCTGACGGTGTCGTCGCTGAACCGCTACGACACCCAGCTGCGCCCCGACGAAAAAACCGACTACCTGCTCACCATCAACGCCAATGTCGAGCGCATGACCCAGATGATCGACGACATTCTGGTGATCGGCAAAATCGAGGCCAAGGTGCTGGAGGTGAACCCCAAACCGCTGGATCTGGTGGTCTTTTGTCAGCAAATACTCACCGAGGGCGACTACCGGCGGCCCCAGGCCCCGATTCAGTTTGGCTGCCGCAGCCGCCAGGTGCTGGCCTGCCTTGACGAGCGGCTGCTGCGATCGATCCTCAGCAACCTGCTGTCCAATGCCATTCGCTACACCCCAGCAGATCGCCCCATCTGGCTGAAGCTGGCCAAGCAGCGGGGTCAGGCCATTCTCAAAGTGCAGGACGAGGGCATTGGCATTCCACCGGGCGATCGCAGGCAGCTGTTTGAGCCCTTCCACCGGGGGCAAAATGTCAGCAATATTCCCGGCACGGGGCTGGGGCTGAGTATTGTAAAGCAGTTTGTGCAGCTCCAGCAGGGCACCATCAAAGTCACCAGCCGGGTGGGGGCGGGCACCACCTTCACGGTTAGCCTGCCTGCCTAA
- a CDS encoding response regulator — protein MKTILIIEDEAQTRNIFLKCLEFEGFCAVGASDGSTGVALALRHTPDLVVCDIMMPDMDGYSVLSALRKTRQTALIPLIFLTAKVTMADLRRGMELGADDYLTKPCTVEQFLAAINSRLHRQEQLTALYSNGQGGQSQTPAHLDSGFTSLSERGGGELAQAFCNAGEASIFPADPRLASVFRYIETHYRRPISLSDVAQEAGYSPAYLTNLVQSHTGRTVKQWIIERRMAEAKTLLATTTQSVRRIAEASGYSDAGYFTRQFRQFHGVSPQVWRRQSVAEITD, from the coding sequence GTGAAGACTATTCTCATCATTGAAGACGAAGCCCAGACCCGGAATATCTTTCTAAAATGTCTGGAGTTTGAAGGGTTTTGCGCCGTAGGGGCCAGCGACGGCAGCACTGGGGTAGCCCTGGCTTTGCGGCACACCCCCGACCTGGTGGTCTGCGACATCATGATGCCCGACATGGATGGCTACTCGGTGCTCTCCGCCCTGCGCAAGACGCGCCAGACGGCGCTCATTCCCCTGATCTTTCTCACCGCCAAGGTGACTATGGCTGACCTGCGCCGGGGCATGGAGTTGGGGGCCGACGACTACCTGACCAAACCCTGTACCGTGGAGCAGTTTTTGGCTGCTATCAACAGCCGACTGCACCGTCAGGAGCAGCTTACCGCCCTGTACAGCAATGGCCAGGGCGGCCAATCTCAGACGCCTGCTCATTTAGATTCCGGTTTTACCTCCCTTTCAGAGAGGGGTGGGGGGGAGCTTGCTCAAGCATTCTGTAACGCCGGAGAGGCCTCAATTTTTCCTGCTGACCCCAGGCTGGCCAGCGTCTTTCGCTATATCGAAACCCACTACCGCCGACCCATCAGCCTCAGCGATGTGGCCCAGGAGGCGGGCTACTCCCCCGCCTACCTGACCAATCTGGTGCAGTCGCACACCGGGCGCACCGTCAAGCAGTGGATTATTGAGCGGCGCATGGCTGAGGCCAAAACGCTGCTGGCTACCACCACCCAGTCGGTGCGCCGCATTGCTGAGGCCTCGGGCTACAGCGATGCGGGTTATTTTACCCGCCAGTTTCGTCAATTTCATGGCGTTTCACCTCAGGTTTGGAGGCGGCAATCTGTAGCAGAAATAACAGATTAG
- a CDS encoding GNAT family N-acetyltransferase — MDFYLRVGKLALGSRLRRLSERLTADAAKVYALYGIPLDPKWFPVFYILSNQETASITEIAQMIGHSHPSVSRIVKEMKQKGLIRSGEPAEDARMNVVMLSDAGRQLIPAIETQCQDVTQVVDNLLSSTQHNLWQAIEEFEYLLANKSFLDRIQAMRKDRECQRVEIIEYSSEFQDDFRRLNCEWIEQYFTLEEADRQSLNQPNKTIIEPGGKIYLARQNGEIVGTCALIKVSEDVCELAKMAVTEQARGQGIGWLLGQAAIAAARDLGAKTVYLESNTVLKPAIKLYQKLGFQKVVGHPSPYQRCNIQMELKLEQ, encoded by the coding sequence ATGGATTTTTATCTTCGGGTGGGCAAACTGGCGCTGGGCAGTCGTTTGCGCCGTTTAAGCGAACGGTTGACGGCAGATGCGGCCAAGGTCTATGCCCTCTATGGCATTCCGCTCGACCCAAAATGGTTTCCGGTCTTTTACATACTGTCTAATCAAGAGACAGCTTCTATTACTGAAATAGCTCAAATGATTGGGCATTCCCATCCATCCGTTAGCCGCATCGTCAAAGAGATGAAGCAAAAAGGGCTGATCAGATCGGGTGAACCGGCTGAAGATGCCAGAATGAACGTTGTCATGCTTTCTGACGCAGGCAGGCAGCTGATTCCTGCTATTGAGACCCAGTGCCAGGATGTCACCCAAGTCGTTGATAACCTTCTGTCATCGACACAGCATAATCTTTGGCAGGCTATAGAAGAATTTGAGTATCTTTTAGCCAACAAAAGCTTTCTAGATCGCATTCAGGCAATGCGTAAAGACCGAGAATGTCAACGGGTTGAAATCATTGAGTACTCATCAGAATTTCAGGATGACTTTAGACGGCTGAACTGCGAGTGGATTGAACAATATTTCACGCTTGAGGAGGCCGATCGCCAATCGCTTAACCAGCCAAACAAGACCATTATTGAACCTGGCGGCAAGATTTATCTGGCGCGTCAAAACGGCGAAATTGTCGGCACCTGCGCTTTGATCAAGGTCAGTGAGGATGTGTGCGAATTAGCTAAAATGGCGGTCACTGAGCAGGCCAGGGGGCAAGGCATCGGTTGGCTGCTGGGCCAGGCTGCGATCGCTGCGGCACGCGACTTGGGGGCTAAGACAGTTTACCTGGAAAGCAACACCGTTCTAAAACCTGCGATTAAGCTCTATCAAAAATTGGGGTTTCAAAAAGTCGTTGGGCATCCGTCTCCCTATCAGCGCTGCAATATTCAAATGGAGCTTAAGCTTGAGCAATAG
- a CDS encoding DUF6220 domain-containing protein, with protein sequence MVENSWGTQRTLPAKSIPILLAMTTSISNSPDSSADQLLHETPLLTRGVVLGFYAVAIVFNLCLAAQLLTVGLAYFYDSTWWNLHVWLVRGYGGLSLIMLLWACWMPFSNRIKTLTITLTALLGLQFATIHLRTPLPLAIFHPLIGFSLFSISTTLVHRVKQVLSPEVLSPKVDAHQA encoded by the coding sequence ATGGTGGAAAACAGCTGGGGAACGCAGCGAACGCTCCCTGCCAAATCTATCCCTATTCTGCTGGCCATGACGACATCGATCTCAAACTCCCCTGACTCTAGCGCAGACCAGCTACTCCATGAAACGCCCCTGCTGACCCGAGGGGTCGTGCTTGGTTTTTATGCAGTGGCTATCGTTTTCAATCTCTGTTTAGCAGCTCAGCTGTTAACCGTTGGTCTGGCTTATTTTTACGACTCCACCTGGTGGAATCTCCACGTTTGGCTGGTACGCGGCTACGGCGGCCTATCGCTAATTATGCTGCTCTGGGCCTGCTGGATGCCGTTTTCTAACCGCATAAAAACCCTGACCATTACCCTAACTGCGCTTCTGGGACTACAGTTTGCGACCATTCATCTCCGCACTCCGCTGCCCCTGGCTATATTTCACCCGCTGATCGGGTTTTCGCTGTTTTCCATATCGACCACGCTAGTGCATCGGGTAAAGCAGGTTTTGTCGCCTGAAGTTTTGTCGCCTAAAGTCGATGCCCATCAAGCTTAA
- a CDS encoding sulfurtransferase, which produces MNRYARPDVLVDTQWLEDRLDEPDLRILEVDMSPAPYEKAHIPGAVFLNPLTDLLRPDLRLKTEPDAIDHLLSQAGIGPETTVVAYGGDPGTGAWIFWLLQAVGHRRVKVLNGGYQRWIAEGRPLAHGLATVVPTQYSARPFDASSRVSLQEVEAAVASPSQILLDVRSLPEYQGRIFLMQPPKPTERAGHIPGAVHLEHTLTLNGDGTFKPVEELQALFQQRGITADRDIFPYCAIGARSAFMWFVLTYLLGYPNVRNYDGSWNEWSRLLHTPVET; this is translated from the coding sequence ATGAACCGCTACGCCCGCCCCGATGTTTTAGTAGATACCCAGTGGCTGGAAGACCGCCTTGACGAGCCTGACCTGCGAATTTTAGAGGTGGATATGAGCCCGGCCCCCTATGAGAAGGCCCACATACCAGGGGCAGTTTTCTTAAACCCTTTAACTGACCTGCTGCGGCCCGATCTGCGCCTCAAAACCGAGCCCGATGCCATAGACCACCTGCTGTCTCAGGCTGGCATTGGCCCTGAGACAACGGTGGTGGCCTACGGCGGCGACCCCGGCACGGGAGCCTGGATTTTTTGGCTGCTTCAGGCCGTTGGCCATCGGCGGGTCAAAGTGCTCAACGGCGGCTACCAGCGGTGGATCGCTGAGGGCCGTCCGCTGGCCCACGGGCTAGCAACGGTTGTGCCCACGCAGTATTCTGCCAGGCCTTTCGATGCCAGTTCGCGCGTGTCTTTGCAGGAGGTCGAGGCGGCAGTGGCCAGCCCCAGCCAAATCCTGCTAGATGTTCGTAGCCTGCCTGAGTATCAGGGGCGAATTTTTCTGATGCAGCCGCCTAAACCCACGGAACGGGCGGGGCACATTCCTGGAGCAGTTCATTTAGAACACACGCTGACCCTAAACGGCGATGGCACCTTTAAACCCGTTGAGGAATTGCAGGCGTTATTTCAGCAGCGAGGTATTACCGCCGATCGCGACATATTTCCCTACTGTGCGATCGGGGCGCGATCGGCGTTTATGTGGTTTGTTTTGACCTACCTGCTGGGCTACCCCAACGTGCGTAACTACGATGGGTCGTGGAACGAGTGGAGTCGTCTGCTCCACACGCCCGTTGAAACCTAG
- a CDS encoding family 10 glycosylhydrolase: MTQQPGKGLLLVALAGLVGGWGIPTLPIYAQAEGRDAELEQPARVALTENLELYLDLTDAPNSLPSHLNNDSGVESFPLVPTAEPSPAPRPGRRPAHVPTPPPIPPSQRPRVLQPTPDSGAADSPSPTTGDPAEQIAPAVIELSPTGRPPSPVVFLAMQQELKNLIGRFESALIMANSLDAPTVLTLPGRSPVFTAAADPVNVAPGRKADLHPILGEAQQLLNQWDGLLAAGRHTEVRDRWLATRAALWENFPSDRPIDQGEIRAVWLDRGTIVRARSPQGLSEIFDKLAAAGINTVFFETVNAGYPIYPSRVAPEQNPLTRSWDPLAAAVDLAHQRGMTLHAWVWVFAAGNQRHNRLLNQPADYPGPVISRHPSWAAYSNSGSLIPQGQDKPFLDPANPEVRSYLTRLMTEIVTQYGVDGLHLDYIRYPFQDPGANRTYGYGEVARWRFQSMTGVDPLTLSPRPVSTLDRNQQIQQQVLWERWNEFRTQQVTSFVETISSTLRRQRPGLVMSAAVFANPEHDRLQRIQQDWGTWARASYLDWIVLMSYAGDTSRFERLISPWLVNESFGSTLVIPGIRLLNLSNAATIDQMQASRDLPTPGYALFAAADLNTELNTVLAQTQAPRSTGSPLGPATPYAMAASRYAALQREWSWLLSQQRLWMDRGSLDPWVEAANALGSEFDTLAQEPSRRNLENVKAGLSRVRTPLNQGVLVDTTNSGYRLRSWQHRLRAIELLLEHGERTQP; encoded by the coding sequence GTGACGCAGCAGCCAGGCAAGGGCCTTTTACTGGTCGCGCTCGCAGGGTTAGTCGGAGGCTGGGGTATCCCAACGCTGCCGATTTACGCCCAGGCCGAGGGGCGAGATGCTGAACTAGAACAGCCCGCCAGGGTCGCCCTCACCGAGAATTTAGAGCTATACCTCGACCTCACCGACGCCCCCAATAGCCTCCCCAGTCACCTCAATAACGACTCTGGGGTAGAGAGCTTTCCCCTAGTGCCCACCGCTGAGCCGTCGCCCGCGCCCCGTCCCGGTCGGCGGCCCGCCCACGTGCCCACGCCGCCGCCGATTCCCCCCTCCCAGCGGCCCAGGGTGCTTCAGCCCACTCCAGACAGTGGGGCAGCAGACTCCCCCAGCCCGACCACGGGCGACCCCGCCGAGCAGATTGCCCCGGCGGTGATTGAGCTATCGCCCACCGGGCGGCCCCCCAGCCCGGTGGTGTTTTTGGCCATGCAGCAGGAGCTAAAAAACCTGATTGGCCGCTTCGAGAGCGCCCTGATTATGGCCAACTCCCTGGATGCGCCCACTGTGCTGACCCTGCCGGGGCGATCGCCCGTATTCACCGCCGCCGCCGACCCGGTCAATGTGGCCCCAGGGCGCAAGGCCGACCTGCACCCTATCCTGGGGGAGGCCCAACAGCTACTCAACCAGTGGGATGGGCTGCTGGCAGCGGGCAGGCATACAGAGGTGCGCGATCGCTGGCTGGCCACCCGCGCTGCCCTGTGGGAAAACTTTCCCAGCGATCGCCCCATTGACCAGGGCGAGATTCGCGCCGTGTGGCTCGATCGCGGCACCATTGTGCGCGCCAGATCGCCCCAGGGGCTCAGCGAAATCTTCGACAAACTGGCCGCCGCTGGCATCAACACCGTCTTCTTTGAAACCGTAAATGCGGGCTACCCCATCTACCCCAGCCGGGTGGCCCCCGAGCAAAACCCCCTCACCCGCAGCTGGGATCCCCTCGCCGCCGCCGTGGATTTAGCCCACCAGCGGGGCATGACCCTGCACGCCTGGGTGTGGGTGTTTGCGGCGGGCAACCAGCGCCACAACCGCCTGCTCAACCAGCCCGCCGACTACCCCGGCCCGGTGATCTCCCGCCACCCCAGCTGGGCCGCCTACAGCAACAGCGGCAGCCTCATTCCCCAGGGGCAAGACAAGCCCTTTTTAGACCCCGCCAACCCCGAGGTACGCAGCTACCTCACCCGGCTGATGACCGAAATTGTCACCCAGTACGGCGTCGATGGCCTGCATCTCGACTACATTCGCTACCCCTTTCAAGACCCTGGGGCCAACCGCACCTACGGCTACGGCGAAGTCGCCCGCTGGCGCTTCCAGAGCATGACCGGCGTAGACCCCCTCACCCTGAGCCCCCGCCCGGTGAGCACCCTCGATCGCAACCAGCAGATTCAGCAGCAGGTGCTGTGGGAGCGCTGGAACGAATTTCGTACGCAGCAGGTGACTTCATTTGTGGAGACCATCTCTAGCACCCTGCGGCGACAGCGCCCCGGCCTGGTGATGTCGGCGGCGGTGTTTGCCAACCCCGAGCACGATCGCCTCCAGCGCATTCAGCAAGACTGGGGCACCTGGGCGCGGGCCAGCTACCTCGACTGGATTGTGCTGATGAGCTACGCGGGCGACACCAGCCGCTTCGAGCGCCTGATCTCCCCCTGGCTGGTGAATGAGTCCTTTGGGTCTACCCTGGTGATACCCGGCATTCGCCTGCTCAACCTGTCGAATGCGGCCACCATCGACCAGATGCAGGCCAGCCGCGACCTGCCCACCCCCGGCTACGCCCTGTTTGCCGCCGCCGACTTAAATACTGAACTCAACACCGTGCTGGCCCAAACCCAGGCCCCACGCAGCACCGGCAGCCCCCTCGGCCCGGCCACCCCCTACGCCATGGCCGCCAGCCGCTACGCCGCCCTCCAGCGCGAGTGGAGCTGGCTGCTGAGTCAGCAGCGCCTGTGGATGGATCGCGGCTCTCTAGACCCCTGGGTTGAGGCAGCCAATGCCCTGGGCAGCGAGTTTGACACCCTGGCCCAGGAACCCTCGCGCCGCAATTTAGAAAATGTCAAAGCTGGCCTCAGCCGAGTTCGCACTCCGCTAAACCAGGGAGTGCTGGTAGACACCACCAACAGCGGCTACCGGCTGCGATCGTGGCAGCACCGGCTAAGGGCGATCGAGCTGCTGCTAGAGCATGGAGAACGAACTCAGCCCTAG
- a CDS encoding pseudouridine synthase: protein MNQGWVYTDRITPAAAGLSVLDFYAARYRHSSRAVWRDRILSGQIRCDDVPLAPDDRLEQGQTLAYHRPPWQEPAVPLGFEVLYEDGDLMAIAKPSGLPVLPGGGFLTHTLLHQLRLRYPENPPIPVHRLGRGTSGVMVLGKSPLARSVLSRQLRDATATARDPQAAHPIRKTYRALVGVSDLPDEFTLTTPIGKVDYPALGYVYAASPTGLPSYSDGKVIQRRSDSTLVEVTIRTGRPHQIRIHLAAAGLPLLGDPLYGVGGLPLAVVPAADGTVPVPGDMGYHLHAYRLVLPHPRTQEPLEMLCPAPALLQPASG from the coding sequence ATGAATCAAGGGTGGGTTTACACCGATCGCATCACCCCCGCCGCCGCTGGTCTCTCGGTGCTGGATTTCTACGCCGCGCGCTACAGGCACTCCAGCCGGGCGGTATGGCGCGATCGCATCCTCTCCGGCCAAATTCGCTGCGATGACGTTCCCCTAGCCCCGGACGATCGCCTTGAGCAGGGGCAGACCCTCGCCTACCACCGACCGCCCTGGCAAGAGCCAGCGGTGCCCCTGGGGTTTGAGGTGCTCTATGAAGATGGGGATTTGATGGCGATCGCCAAGCCTTCCGGTCTGCCAGTGCTGCCCGGCGGGGGCTTTCTCACCCACACGCTGCTGCACCAGCTCCGGCTGCGCTACCCAGAGAATCCGCCGATTCCGGTGCATCGGCTGGGGCGGGGCACGTCGGGGGTAATGGTGCTGGGCAAGTCGCCCCTGGCCCGCTCCGTGCTCAGCCGCCAGCTGCGCGACGCCACCGCCACCGCCCGCGATCCCCAGGCAGCCCACCCCATTCGCAAGACCTATCGCGCCCTAGTTGGGGTCAGCGACTTGCCCGACGAGTTCACCCTCACCACCCCCATTGGCAAAGTCGATTACCCCGCGCTGGGGTATGTGTATGCGGCCTCGCCCACGGGCCTACCGTCCTACAGCGACGGCAAAGTCATCCAGCGCAGGTCAGACTCTACCCTGGTAGAAGTCACCATTCGCACCGGGCGACCGCACCAAATTCGCATTCACCTGGCGGCAGCGGGGTTGCCGCTGCTGGGCGACCCACTGTACGGGGTGGGCGGTTTGCCCCTAGCGGTCGTCCCTGCGGCAGATGGCACCGTTCCCGTCCCCGGCGACATGGGCTATCACCTCCACGCCTATCGGCTGGTGCTCCCCCATCCCCGCACTCAAGAGCCTTTAGAGATGCTCTGTCCCGCCCCAGCCCTGTTGCAGCCTGCCAGTGGCTAA
- a CDS encoding LuxR C-terminal-related transcriptional regulator, which yields MTVSSQPGTLQALFGAIAQTHTEADLRQRVMAQLGQYFAARRWGLNFVDEFPPLDQNSPRLMRLALSLDYNPVLRYLVQRHAAVHDEVVLPPGVWQTLCPRADHGHVMAGPIVSEGQLVGGIAFTRHRDDGAFNADNLADLGALCLHLSTKLAALRARPEAGLDCSGLTPREAEIVELVAQGLTNKEIGAALWITENSVKQALKRIFRKLNVSSRAEMVAKLAA from the coding sequence ATGACCGTCTCTAGCCAACCTGGTACTCTCCAGGCGCTGTTTGGTGCGATCGCTCAAACCCACACCGAAGCCGACCTCAGACAGCGGGTCATGGCGCAGCTCGGCCAGTACTTCGCCGCCCGCCGCTGGGGGCTAAATTTCGTGGACGAGTTTCCCCCCCTCGATCAAAACTCGCCGAGGCTGATGCGCCTGGCCCTATCGCTGGACTACAACCCGGTGCTGCGCTATCTGGTGCAGCGCCATGCCGCTGTCCACGACGAGGTGGTGCTACCGCCGGGGGTGTGGCAAACCCTCTGCCCCCGCGCCGACCACGGCCACGTTATGGCGGGGCCAATCGTCAGCGAGGGGCAGCTGGTGGGCGGCATCGCCTTCACCCGCCACCGCGACGACGGAGCCTTTAATGCCGACAATTTGGCCGATTTGGGGGCGCTGTGTCTGCACCTATCGACTAAGCTAGCGGCACTGCGGGCCAGACCCGAGGCGGGGTTAGATTGCAGCGGCCTCACCCCCCGCGAAGCCGAAATTGTTGAACTCGTCGCCCAGGGGCTAACAAATAAAGAAATCGGAGCCGCCCTCTGGATTACCGAAAACTCGGTCAAGCAGGCGCTAAAACGCATCTTTCGCAAGCTCAATGTGTCGTCGCGCGCCGAAATGGTGGCAAAACTCGCCGCTTAG
- a CDS encoding GNAT family N-acetyltransferase: MLTLLHQLTPAQVEQLHQMYRQEWWSKDRALADVPTLLSNSDLLFALWDGEAQRLAAFSRVLTDWVYRAIVFDVIVAADYRGQGLGARLIEQVTTHPQLAQVECIQLFCTPEMQPFYEKYGFTQAEQLLMVRPCGGVRE, from the coding sequence ATGCTCACCCTTCTTCATCAGCTCACCCCGGCCCAGGTTGAGCAGCTGCACCAGATGTATCGGCAGGAGTGGTGGAGCAAAGACCGCGCCCTGGCCGACGTGCCCACTCTGCTGAGCAATAGCGACCTGCTCTTTGCCCTGTGGGATGGCGAGGCGCAGCGGCTAGCGGCGTTTTCTCGCGTGCTGACGGACTGGGTGTATCGGGCGATCGTGTTCGACGTGATTGTGGCGGCAGACTATCGCGGGCAGGGGCTGGGGGCCAGGCTGATCGAGCAGGTTACCACCCACCCGCAGCTGGCTCAGGTGGAGTGCATTCAGCTGTTTTGCACCCCCGAGATGCAGCCGTTCTATGAAAAGTACGGGTTCACGCAGGCGGAGCAGCTGCTGATGGTGCGGCCCTGTGGGGGAGTGAGGGAGTAG
- a CDS encoding J domain-containing protein: protein MTNETHYQTLDVHESATQAEIKRAYRRLAKQYHPDSKSDQASHDRIARLNSAYEVIGDPSRRTVYDQQRQGFVAADPVASAASRTQRAADAQEAYRYARQATQSSEAREDAWLKLVYGPVDRLLGKIMSPLRTEIRKLSADPFDDELMEGFMAYLEQGRAWLGQAQGKFQSMANPASTAGVAADIYHCLGLLEDGLDELERFTMSYEESYLHTGTELFRRVKQLRAEAKERVKRLV from the coding sequence ATGACCAACGAGACCCACTACCAAACCCTCGACGTTCACGAGTCGGCAACCCAGGCAGAAATCAAGCGCGCCTACCGCCGTCTGGCGAAGCAGTACCACCCCGACAGCAAGAGCGACCAGGCCTCCCACGATCGCATCGCTCGCCTCAACAGTGCCTACGAGGTGATTGGCGACCCGTCGCGGCGCACGGTGTACGACCAGCAGCGTCAGGGGTTTGTGGCGGCTGACCCGGTGGCGAGTGCCGCCAGCCGGACTCAGCGCGCCGCCGACGCCCAGGAGGCCTATCGCTACGCGCGGCAGGCTACGCAGTCGTCGGAGGCGCGGGAAGACGCCTGGCTGAAGCTAGTCTACGGCCCGGTGGATCGGCTGCTGGGCAAGATTATGTCGCCGCTGCGAACGGAGATCCGCAAGCTTTCGGCGGATCCCTTCGACGATGAGCTGATGGAGGGATTCATGGCGTACCTGGAGCAGGGGCGCGCCTGGCTGGGTCAGGCCCAGGGGAAGTTTCAGTCGATGGCGAACCCGGCCAGTACGGCGGGGGTGGCGGCGGATATCTACCACTGCCTGGGGCTGCTGGAGGATGGCTTGGATGAGCTGGAGCGGTTCACCATGAGCTACGAGGAGAGCTATCTCCACACTGGCACAGAGCTGTTTCGGCGGGTGAAGCAGCTGCGAGCAGAAGCCAAAGAGCGGGTGAAGCGGCTGGTGTAG
- a CDS encoding pentapeptide repeat-containing protein yields the protein MKLSLLVGVAVAIPVGLAMPVQAENPAHVRQLLETNLCQGCDLSGADLTQAHLIGADLRDADLQGATLVEANLEGADLSRADLTGANLTSAFLTNALLQNATLDEANLSNAAVYFADVSGASFLDATLTGAEIVGTPISVGGD from the coding sequence ATGAAACTCTCTCTACTAGTTGGAGTCGCCGTCGCAATTCCTGTAGGCCTAGCCATGCCGGTGCAGGCCGAAAACCCGGCCCACGTGCGGCAACTGCTCGAAACGAATCTCTGCCAGGGCTGTGATTTGTCGGGCGCAGATTTAACCCAGGCCCACCTGATTGGGGCTGACCTGCGCGACGCCGACCTGCAAGGGGCTACCCTGGTCGAAGCCAATCTAGAAGGGGCCGACCTCAGCCGCGCCGACCTCACCGGGGCAAACCTGACCAGCGCCTTTTTGACCAACGCGCTGCTTCAAAACGCCACCCTCGATGAAGCCAACCTGAGCAATGCTGCTGTCTACTTTGCCGATGTCAGCGGCGCGTCGTTTCTCGACGCCACTTTGACCGGTGCAGAGATTGTGGGCACCCCCATCAGCGTGGGCGGCGACTAG